In Nostoc sp. UHCC 0926, a single genomic region encodes these proteins:
- a CDS encoding DNA polymerase III subunit gamma/tau encodes MSYEPLHHKYRPKSFAELVGQEAIATTLTNAIGTSKIAPAYLFTGPRGTGKTSSARILAKSLNCLKSDKPTAEPCGVCEVCQGITKGYALDVIEIDAASNTGVDNIRELIEKAQFAPVQCRYKVYVIDECHMLSTQAFNALLKTLEEPPRHVVFVLATTDPQRVLPTIISRCQRFDFRRIQLEAMVKHLSAIASYENIHISGDAVTLVAQLAQGGLRDAESLLDQLGLLAGEVTPDRVWDLVGTVSEQDLLGLLNAIAQDKPEAVLDCTHKILDRGREPLTLLQNLAAFYRDLLIARTAPNRHDLVACTQQTWTALVEFAQYFDMSVILAGQKHLREAEVQIKNTTQPRLWLEVTLLGLLPSATNIHPQAPSVAPRVNTPAVSPSYPPAVAQNHAVSSLPLAEPQTNHNSASPNHLAAAQNQPFTSSPTVERQTNHNSAANSVSPPTPEPVSVPVPPAKIEPVTSEVVEEPEYDLTQVWQQVRANFPMPSRQALLGQMCQLIEFNGTVARIAVKGSKWYETLKSDLPMMKAAFQQTFKREVQVNLEQVSSVTPTSARKAPPPKDSTRVQQPPSPSYNQQIPPSAPVPQPATPPPATAPVKTESVARNGNGVNGNGANGNGVFALPTAPKRTPTPDWEPDEVAIAAQRLAEFFNGQIIRFAEDSTQFSDSITTPEWVEESEVDDE; translated from the coding sequence ATGTCTTACGAACCCCTGCACCACAAATATCGCCCCAAAAGTTTTGCTGAACTGGTGGGTCAAGAGGCGATCGCTACCACCCTCACGAACGCGATCGGCACATCCAAAATCGCCCCTGCCTATTTATTCACTGGGCCCAGAGGTACGGGGAAAACTTCTAGTGCCCGGATTCTGGCTAAATCTCTCAATTGTCTCAAAAGTGACAAGCCCACTGCTGAACCCTGCGGCGTGTGTGAGGTTTGTCAGGGGATCACCAAGGGCTACGCCTTAGATGTAATTGAAATCGATGCCGCTAGTAATACTGGTGTCGATAATATCCGCGAGTTGATTGAAAAAGCCCAGTTTGCTCCTGTGCAGTGTCGCTACAAGGTTTATGTAATCGACGAGTGTCATATGCTCAGTACCCAGGCATTTAACGCGCTACTTAAGACACTAGAAGAACCACCGAGACATGTGGTTTTTGTATTGGCGACAACAGACCCGCAACGGGTGTTACCAACAATTATTTCGCGCTGTCAAAGGTTTGATTTTAGACGCATTCAGTTAGAGGCGATGGTCAAGCATTTAAGTGCGATCGCATCTTATGAAAACATTCATATTTCAGGCGATGCTGTAACCTTGGTAGCCCAACTTGCTCAGGGAGGGTTGCGGGATGCTGAAAGTCTACTTGACCAATTGGGTTTGTTAGCGGGTGAAGTGACACCGGATAGAGTTTGGGATTTGGTTGGGACAGTGAGCGAACAGGACTTGCTAGGGCTTTTAAATGCGATCGCTCAAGATAAACCCGAAGCAGTTCTAGACTGTACCCATAAAATTCTAGATCGTGGGCGAGAACCGCTAACTCTTCTGCAAAATCTCGCCGCCTTTTACCGCGATTTACTGATTGCCAGAACAGCACCCAACCGCCACGATTTGGTTGCTTGTACTCAGCAAACCTGGACAGCGCTGGTTGAGTTTGCCCAATACTTCGATATGAGCGTGATTTTAGCAGGACAGAAACACCTGCGAGAAGCTGAAGTGCAAATTAAAAATACCACCCAGCCGCGTTTGTGGTTGGAAGTAACATTACTAGGATTGTTACCCAGTGCAACGAATATTCACCCACAAGCCCCAAGTGTCGCGCCGCGAGTTAACACACCTGCTGTATCTCCAAGCTATCCTCCAGCAGTTGCTCAAAATCACGCCGTCTCTTCTTTACCTCTAGCTGAACCGCAAACAAATCATAATTCTGCATCTCCCAATCACCTAGCAGCTGCCCAAAATCAGCCCTTTACTTCATCTCCCACAGTTGAACGACAAACAAATCACAATTCTGCTGCTAACTCAGTTTCACCACCAACCCCAGAACCTGTATCTGTTCCTGTGCCGCCTGCGAAAATCGAACCAGTAACTTCAGAAGTTGTTGAAGAACCAGAATATGACTTAACTCAGGTTTGGCAACAGGTGCGTGCTAATTTTCCGATGCCTTCCAGACAAGCTTTATTGGGGCAAATGTGCCAGCTAATAGAGTTTAACGGTACTGTAGCGCGTATTGCTGTCAAAGGTTCTAAATGGTATGAAACACTTAAATCTGATCTGCCGATGATGAAGGCAGCTTTCCAGCAGACTTTTAAGCGTGAAGTTCAAGTAAATCTGGAACAAGTAAGCTCTGTAACTCCTACCTCAGCGAGAAAAGCTCCTCCGCCAAAAGACTCTACTCGCGTTCAGCAACCGCCTTCTCCCAGTTACAACCAGCAAATTCCACCTTCAGCGCCAGTACCACAGCCAGCAACTCCACCACCGGCAACAGCACCAGTAAAAACCGAGTCGGTAGCAAGGAATGGAAATGGGGTAAATGGAAATGGGGCAAATGGAAATGGGGTGTTCGCTTTGCCTACAGCGCCAAAGCGAACACCCACACCTGATTGGGAACCTGACGAAGTAGCGATCGCAGCTCAACGTCTAGCAGAATTCTTCAACGGACAAATTATCCGCTTTGCAGAGGATTCAACACAATTCTCCGATTCTATAACTACACCTGAGTGGGTAGAGGAATCAGAAGTTGATGATGAATAA
- a CDS encoding glycosyltransferase: protein MPANSWPEEDSYQELDSLNSLLSDLSVDEESGSETEPVSLTSQFQGRRRKAALVLTIVWSGTIALHLVSWASILILGLTTILGFHALVVVFTKSRRYPKEIQGDLPSVSVLVAAKNEEAVIAKLVKNLCNLEYPGGQYEVWIIDDHSSDSTPHLLAELEQKHEQLKILRRSAEASGGKSGALNQVLPLTKGDIIAVFDADAQVTPDLLLQVIPLFQREKVGAVQVRKAIANAKENFWTKGQMAEMALDTWFQQQRTALGGIGELRGNGQFVRRSALESCGGWNEETITDDLDLTIRLHLDKWDIECVFHPAVQEEGVTSAVALWHQRNRWAEGGYQRYLDYWDLILKNRMGWRKSWDLLIFMLIMYILPTATVPDLLMAIARHRPPMLSPITGLSVTMSMVGMYTGLRRIRQDQKFSLSTYFLMLVQTLRGSLYMLHWLVVMSSTTARMSVRPKRLKWVKTLHTGNGE from the coding sequence ATGCCAGCGAATTCCTGGCCCGAAGAAGATTCTTATCAAGAGCTTGATTCGCTCAACTCCTTGTTGTCTGACCTATCAGTAGATGAGGAGTCAGGGTCTGAGACAGAACCTGTGTCTCTAACATCCCAGTTTCAAGGCCGTAGACGCAAAGCCGCTCTAGTCTTGACTATCGTCTGGAGTGGCACGATCGCTCTACATTTAGTTTCTTGGGCTTCCATATTAATTCTAGGACTGACCACCATTCTAGGATTTCATGCTTTGGTGGTAGTGTTTACTAAATCCCGTCGCTATCCAAAAGAAATACAGGGAGATTTGCCCTCTGTATCTGTGCTAGTGGCTGCGAAAAATGAGGAAGCGGTAATTGCTAAATTAGTCAAAAATCTTTGTAATCTGGAATATCCAGGTGGGCAGTACGAAGTATGGATAATTGACGATCACAGCAGTGATAGCACGCCACATTTATTAGCAGAACTAGAGCAGAAACACGAGCAACTGAAAATACTAAGGCGTTCAGCAGAAGCTAGTGGTGGCAAATCAGGGGCGTTGAATCAGGTATTGCCGCTGACAAAGGGCGACATTATAGCAGTATTTGATGCTGATGCCCAAGTGACACCAGACTTGTTACTACAGGTAATACCTTTATTTCAAAGAGAAAAGGTGGGGGCGGTGCAGGTGCGAAAAGCGATCGCCAACGCTAAAGAAAACTTTTGGACTAAGGGTCAAATGGCAGAAATGGCACTTGATACCTGGTTTCAGCAACAGCGGACTGCCCTTGGTGGTATTGGCGAACTGCGAGGCAATGGTCAATTTGTCCGGCGTTCAGCCTTGGAAAGCTGCGGTGGCTGGAATGAGGAAACCATTACCGATGATTTGGATTTGACAATCCGTTTACATTTGGATAAATGGGATATTGAGTGTGTTTTCCATCCAGCGGTGCAAGAAGAAGGAGTGACAAGTGCTGTTGCACTCTGGCATCAGCGCAACCGTTGGGCAGAAGGCGGATATCAACGCTATTTGGATTATTGGGATTTAATTCTCAAAAACCGCATGGGATGGCGCAAAAGCTGGGATTTGCTGATTTTTATGCTGATTATGTATATCTTGCCGACAGCAACAGTACCAGATTTACTAATGGCGATCGCCCGTCATCGTCCACCAATGTTAAGTCCGATCACAGGCTTGTCCGTTACTATGTCGATGGTGGGGATGTACACAGGTCTAAGGCGGATACGTCAAGATCAGAAATTCTCACTTTCTACATATTTTCTGATGCTGGTGCAAACCCTGCGTGGCAGTTTATATATGTTGCACTGGTTAGTGGTCATGAGCAGTACTACTGCCCGCATGTCGGTAAGACCAAAGCGCTTGAAATGGGTGAAAACCTTACATACGGGGAATGGGGAATAG
- the ebsA gene encoding type IV pilus biogenesis protein EbsA, translating to MSIEQLQPVTQQQASVYLPYIQGARRNFLPYAISLYQKGVLEGQRKIEASEHVPFVASWNVATLPSDLTRCRIQFDGNADLSYELMMASFEFINFLIELMDNYKRHRATDFSQLFYRKLLRIED from the coding sequence ATGTCTATTGAGCAACTCCAGCCTGTCACTCAACAACAAGCAAGTGTTTACTTACCTTACATTCAGGGTGCTAGGCGCAATTTCTTACCCTATGCCATCAGTCTTTATCAAAAAGGGGTCTTGGAGGGACAGCGGAAGATAGAAGCCAGTGAGCATGTCCCCTTTGTCGCCTCCTGGAATGTTGCTACTTTACCCTCAGACTTAACGCGTTGCCGAATCCAGTTTGATGGCAACGCTGATCTAAGTTACGAACTGATGATGGCCAGTTTTGAGTTTATTAATTTTTTAATTGAACTTATGGACAACTATAAACGTCATCGTGCGACCGATTTTTCACAACTGTTTTACCGCAAGCTACTGCGTATAGAAGATTGA
- a CDS encoding DUF5615 family PIN-like protein, whose protein sequence is MSQIRLYLDEDSVEKSLIKAFCNANLDVVTVADVSRQGYSDDEQLIWATEQKRAIYSYNRRDFCCLHNEFLATERNHAGIILLQQQRYSVGQQLQGLLKLVATRSAEEMLNQLVFLSAYIDKSS, encoded by the coding sequence GTGAGCCAAATTCGTTTGTATTTAGATGAGGACAGCGTTGAGAAGTCTCTAATCAAAGCTTTCTGTAATGCAAATTTGGATGTTGTGACAGTGGCCGATGTGAGCAGGCAGGGCTATTCTGATGATGAGCAGCTAATTTGGGCAACAGAGCAAAAGCGTGCCATATATAGCTACAACCGAAGAGACTTCTGCTGTTTGCATAACGAGTTTTTAGCTACGGAGAGAAATCACGCTGGCATTATCTTGTTGCAGCAGCAACGCTATTCCGTAGGGCAACAGTTACAAGGGTTACTCAAGTTAGTTGCTACTCGTTCGGCTGAGGAGATGCTAAACCAACTGGTATTTTTGAGTGCTTATATTGATAAAAGCTCTTAG
- a CDS encoding DUF433 domain-containing protein, which produces MGAKFSKQAMQTITDIGTLIVSTPGTCGGRPRIAGHRITIHNIAIDFNAGMKPEEIVAQRPQLMLAQVYAALAYYYVNKEVIDTEIAIEIEEYDRLEAEYTPKRQ; this is translated from the coding sequence ATGGGAGCAAAATTTAGTAAACAAGCTATGCAAACTATTACCGACATTGGCACGCTGATTGTCAGCACACCGGGAACTTGTGGTGGTCGCCCTCGGATTGCGGGACACCGGATTACAATACACAATATTGCGATCGACTTTAACGCAGGCATGAAACCGGAAGAGATAGTTGCCCAAAGACCACAGCTAATGTTGGCACAAGTTTATGCAGCGCTAGCTTACTACTATGTTAATAAAGAAGTAATTGACACGGAGATTGCCATAGAAATCGAAGAATATGACCGTTTAGAAGCTGAATACACGCCGAAGAGACAGTGA
- a CDS encoding GTPase family protein → MVRLKPWQWVVLAIPIAFIIIFLLVAAGSQIHAWGINWIWGVFTLLFVGWRWLLVKWTQPAVNQVEAVLTQVREELESTAEDTVGPRVGSDVTKLAETALQEILQAAQSDRPIWEDWQTFWTRCQDLVVAIARIYNPQIQYPLLNIYVPQAYGLIRGTVDDVDQWMQKLSPVLNQVTVGQAYQGYEVYRKLEPSARKFWKAWNWAQWVLNPVAAVAKQVSQGSSNQATQQLLGNLSQLFREAALRNLCRQAIALYGGGTLPASATAVSTPTLPKVKTQTLREILTQAQPAEAVEQKPVNILLVGRTGSGKSSLINTLFQADLAEVDVLPSTDRIQNYQWQTQSGETLTLWDTPGYEQVNRAALRDLVLDYAINADLLLLATPALDPALQMDVDFLQDMKAEVTDLPAIAIVTQVDRLRPIREWQPPYDWEWGDRSKEIAIREATEYRAKLLGNFCNLVLPVVTGDSKTNRIAWGVEALSLGLVDAIAPTKQLRLARFLRNLEARTIAAAKIIDHYTFQMTTTQGLTALLKSPVLQFVSTLSTGSPALAYMLAEQIPVEQLPIVIGKLQMGYELFSLLNTSNPNSLNFELVSLWPLLLENSASPDRNAWAFGHALVEYWTQNLTIKQLRERFEYYLSIAK, encoded by the coding sequence ATGGTGCGATTAAAACCGTGGCAGTGGGTCGTCTTAGCAATCCCGATCGCTTTCATCATCATTTTCTTATTGGTAGCTGCCGGTTCGCAAATTCATGCGTGGGGCATTAATTGGATTTGGGGTGTATTCACCCTTTTATTTGTGGGTTGGCGTTGGCTGTTAGTAAAATGGACTCAACCTGCTGTTAACCAAGTGGAAGCTGTATTAACCCAAGTCCGCGAAGAACTGGAATCGACAGCAGAGGATACAGTAGGGCCACGAGTGGGAAGTGATGTCACAAAGCTTGCAGAAACCGCCCTCCAAGAGATTTTGCAAGCAGCACAAAGCGATCGCCCGATTTGGGAAGACTGGCAAACTTTTTGGACACGATGTCAGGATTTGGTTGTAGCGATCGCTCGTATCTACAATCCTCAAATTCAATATCCCCTGCTGAACATTTACGTCCCCCAAGCTTATGGGCTGATTCGGGGAACGGTGGATGACGTGGATCAGTGGATGCAAAAGTTATCCCCTGTCCTTAATCAAGTGACGGTTGGACAAGCATACCAAGGATACGAGGTCTATCGGAAGTTGGAACCATCGGCTCGGAAATTCTGGAAAGCTTGGAACTGGGCACAATGGGTCTTAAATCCGGTGGCGGCGGTAGCAAAACAAGTCAGTCAGGGTTCTAGTAACCAGGCAACTCAGCAATTATTAGGGAATTTGAGCCAGTTATTCCGGGAAGCTGCCCTGAGGAACTTATGCCGACAAGCGATCGCTCTCTACGGAGGTGGGACATTACCAGCTTCAGCAACCGCTGTTTCCACCCCAACTCTACCCAAGGTAAAAACTCAAACACTCCGAGAAATCCTGACTCAAGCTCAACCAGCCGAGGCGGTTGAGCAAAAACCTGTGAATATTCTGCTGGTGGGGCGCACAGGGTCGGGAAAAAGTAGCCTAATTAACACACTATTTCAGGCGGATTTAGCAGAGGTAGATGTTTTACCCAGTACCGATCGCATTCAGAATTATCAATGGCAAACTCAAAGTGGGGAAACCCTAACGCTTTGGGATACACCTGGTTATGAACAAGTCAACCGTGCCGCTCTCCGAGACCTAGTGCTTGATTATGCCATCAATGCAGATTTGCTGCTGTTAGCTACCCCTGCTCTCGATCCTGCACTACAAATGGATGTAGACTTTCTGCAAGATATGAAAGCAGAAGTTACAGATTTACCTGCGATCGCGATCGTTACCCAGGTAGATCGTCTGCGTCCCATCCGCGAATGGCAACCACCTTATGATTGGGAATGGGGCGATCGCTCCAAAGAAATTGCGATTCGCGAAGCCACTGAGTATCGCGCCAAACTGCTAGGAAACTTCTGTAATCTAGTTCTACCTGTGGTTACAGGTGACAGCAAAACAAATAGAATCGCTTGGGGAGTAGAGGCGCTATCGTTGGGATTAGTGGATGCGATCGCACCTACCAAGCAACTCCGTCTCGCCCGCTTTTTGCGTAACCTCGAAGCCCGCACCATCGCCGCTGCCAAAATTATCGACCACTATACCTTCCAGATGACGACAACACAGGGACTAACGGCATTGCTCAAAAGTCCCGTCCTCCAGTTTGTTTCTACCCTCTCAACCGGATCTCCAGCCCTAGCCTATATGCTGGCAGAGCAAATTCCTGTGGAACAGTTGCCGATTGTGATTGGCAAACTCCAAATGGGATATGAGCTTTTCTCGCTCTTGAATACAAGCAACCCTAACTCGCTCAACTTTGAATTGGTATCCCTCTGGCCGCTACTACTGGAAAACTCCGCTTCACCCGATCGCAACGCCTGGGCATTTGGTCACGCCCTAGTGGAGTACTGGACTCAAAATTTGACAATTAAACAACTTCGGGAGCGATTTGAGTATTATCTATCGATTGCCAAATAA
- a CDS encoding RNA-guided endonuclease InsQ/TnpB family protein, which produces MLVFKFKAYGKSAQLCKINDAIRTAKFIRNSCIRLWMDVKGTGKNDLQKYCAVLAANFPFANELNSMARQASAERAWSSISRFYDNCKKGIPGLKGYPRFQKDCRSVEYKSTGWKLADNRKSITFTDKKGIGKLKLKGTRDLHFYQINQIKRVRLVKRADGVYVQFCIDVERSENIEPTGNTVGLDVGLKEYYTDSDGTMVENPKFLRIGEKVLKRSQRRVSRKIKGSKNRSKARQILGKRHLKISRQRKDHAVKLARCVVQSNDLIAYEDLRIKNMVKNHCLAKSINDASWYQFRVWIEYFGKVFKRVTVAVNPQYSSQECSSCGETVKKTLSTRTHVCQCGCVMDRDENAARNILSRGLGTVGHIGTSALDVGNTCGDETSTLVGANLQEQVMS; this is translated from the coding sequence ATGCTTGTTTTTAAGTTTAAAGCTTATGGGAAGTCAGCGCAATTATGCAAAATAAATGATGCAATTCGGACTGCAAAGTTTATTCGTAATAGCTGTATTCGGCTATGGATGGACGTTAAAGGCACAGGTAAAAATGATTTGCAAAAATATTGTGCTGTACTTGCGGCTAATTTTCCCTTTGCTAATGAACTTAATTCAATGGCTAGACAGGCTTCTGCTGAAAGAGCATGGTCTTCTATCTCTCGGTTTTATGACAACTGCAAGAAGGGTATTCCGGGTTTAAAGGGGTATCCTCGATTTCAGAAAGATTGTCGATCTGTTGAGTACAAATCGACTGGATGGAAGCTTGCAGATAATCGTAAATCAATAACTTTCACTGACAAAAAAGGTATTGGAAAGTTAAAACTCAAAGGTACTCGTGATTTGCACTTCTACCAAATTAACCAGATTAAACGGGTGAGGTTGGTGAAACGTGCGGATGGTGTGTATGTTCAATTTTGTATTGATGTAGAACGTTCCGAGAATATAGAACCGACTGGTAATACGGTTGGTTTAGACGTTGGACTTAAGGAATACTACACCGATTCAGATGGAACGATGGTTGAAAACCCAAAGTTCCTGCGTATTGGTGAAAAAGTTCTCAAGCGTTCACAACGTCGAGTTTCAAGAAAGATAAAAGGTTCAAAGAATAGAAGTAAGGCTAGACAAATTTTAGGTAAACGCCACCTCAAAATAAGTAGGCAACGTAAAGACCATGCTGTGAAATTAGCACGGTGCGTAGTTCAGTCTAACGACTTGATAGCCTATGAAGATTTGAGGATTAAGAATATGGTGAAAAATCACTGTTTAGCCAAGTCTATAAATGATGCATCTTGGTATCAGTTTCGTGTCTGGATTGAGTACTTTGGTAAAGTATTCAAGCGTGTCACGGTTGCGGTTAATCCGCAATATAGTAGCCAAGAATGCTCTAGCTGTGGTGAAACTGTTAAGAAAACTCTATCTACTCGAACCCACGTTTGTCAGTGTGGATGCGTAATGGATAGAGACGAAAACGCAGCTAGAAATATCCTTAGTCGAGGATTGGGTACGGTAGGGCATATCGGAACCTCTGCGCTAGACGTAGGCAACACTTGCGGAGATGAAACCTCTACTCTTGTTGGTGCAAACCTGCAAGAGCAAGTTATGTCTTAG
- a CDS encoding hybrid sensor histidine kinase/response regulator: MRDGECCHYVDENAIGPLWKGMRFPLKSCISGWAMLNKQAAVIEDIYQDARIPLDAYKVTFVKSLVMVPIRVSDPLGAIGAYWSTLHQATPEEIGLLEILTDTTAVAISNVQLFQKLTNQNALKDKFIAMLAHELRNPVAPISNGVQLLKLKLGETGVVGETVLMMQHQIKHLSKLIDELLDVSSITYGKISLNLEKFNLVDLVRQSLNDHAQAIKRSNLTVVQDLPNAPVWADVDSTRFFQVFRNLLENALKFSKPDGTIWVDLSLIPGENGSGSVAVLSVRDSGIGIDPTMLPELFEPFTQADRSLDRSRGGLGLGLSVVKSLVELHGGHVEASSRGINLGAEFKVTLPVCEEITALDNDLEIIEAAKKSLKILVIEDNDDSAVTLKAVLEYFGHEVSIANNGILGVQTAREFEPHVIICDIGLPEMDGFAVAQELSKDSKFTRSILIALTGYGSQEDRELALQAGFKCHLTKPVDFEKLTAEIDRYFDGVLST, from the coding sequence TTGCGGGATGGTGAATGTTGCCACTATGTCGATGAAAACGCTATCGGCCCACTTTGGAAAGGTATGCGTTTTCCGCTCAAGTCTTGCATTTCCGGTTGGGCAATGCTGAATAAACAAGCAGCCGTGATTGAGGACATTTACCAGGATGCGCGAATTCCTCTTGATGCTTACAAGGTTACTTTTGTCAAGAGTTTAGTGATGGTTCCCATCCGGGTTTCTGATCCATTGGGTGCGATCGGAGCCTACTGGAGTACACTACACCAAGCCACGCCCGAAGAGATCGGACTGCTTGAGATTTTGACCGACACTACGGCAGTTGCGATATCGAACGTTCAACTTTTCCAGAAACTTACCAACCAAAATGCGCTTAAAGACAAATTCATTGCGATGCTAGCTCACGAGCTGAGAAATCCTGTTGCCCCGATCTCGAACGGGGTTCAGCTTCTCAAGTTGAAGTTGGGAGAGACTGGCGTAGTCGGGGAAACAGTCTTAATGATGCAACACCAGATTAAGCACCTCTCGAAGTTGATCGATGAGCTACTCGACGTATCGTCCATCACTTACGGGAAGATTTCATTAAATCTTGAGAAGTTTAATCTGGTAGATTTGGTTCGCCAGAGTCTCAATGACCATGCACAAGCAATAAAGAGATCCAACCTTACCGTAGTACAAGACCTGCCAAACGCGCCTGTGTGGGCTGATGTTGACTCCACCCGCTTCTTCCAAGTCTTTCGGAACCTTCTTGAGAACGCCTTAAAGTTTTCAAAGCCAGATGGGACGATCTGGGTGGATCTCTCATTGATTCCAGGTGAGAATGGCTCAGGTAGTGTAGCGGTCTTATCTGTAAGAGACTCAGGCATAGGGATAGACCCGACAATGTTACCAGAACTATTCGAGCCGTTTACCCAGGCCGATCGCAGCTTAGACCGTTCGAGGGGCGGGCTAGGTCTGGGACTATCGGTAGTCAAAAGTCTTGTCGAACTTCATGGTGGTCATGTTGAAGCCTCAAGTAGAGGGATCAATTTGGGAGCAGAATTCAAAGTCACTCTCCCTGTATGCGAAGAGATTACAGCCTTGGACAACGACCTGGAGATTATAGAGGCAGCTAAAAAATCGTTGAAGATTTTAGTCATCGAAGATAATGACGATTCAGCCGTAACATTAAAAGCAGTGCTTGAGTACTTCGGGCATGAAGTTTCCATTGCCAATAATGGAATTTTAGGGGTACAAACTGCAAGAGAGTTTGAGCCTCATGTGATTATTTGTGATATCGGACTTCCTGAGATGGATGGATTCGCCGTTGCACAGGAACTGAGTAAAGACTCCAAATTTACTCGCTCAATTCTGATTGCGCTCACCGGCTACGGTAGCCAAGAGGATAGGGAACTTGCGCTTCAGGCTGGTTTTAAATGCCACTTGACCAAGCCTGTGGACTTTGAAAAACTTACGGCAGAAATTGATCGATACTTTGATGGAGTATTATCAACTTAA
- a CDS encoding DUF29 domain-containing protein has translation MQTPQTGQPAVNLMPNLYENDFYTWTQEQANLLRHHQWNQLDLPNLIEEIESLGRKERQELRNRLSILVGHLLKWEYQPKQRSRSWLATIRVQRREILKLMSENPSLKPYLEEALQESYENGRDLASGETNLPLSTFPKQCLYPFEEILSDRFYPGEPATNDLMD, from the coding sequence ATGCAGACACCACAAACCGGACAACCTGCGGTAAACCTGATGCCAAACCTCTACGAAAATGATTTTTACACTTGGACTCAAGAACAGGCTAACCTTCTGCGTCATCACCAATGGAACCAGCTTGACCTGCCCAATTTAATTGAGGAAATCGAATCATTGGGAAGAAAGGAACGCCAAGAATTGAGAAATCGTCTTAGTATATTAGTTGGACATTTGCTCAAATGGGAATATCAACCAAAGCAACGGAGTCGTAGCTGGTTAGCGACAATTAGAGTACAACGACGCGAAATTCTCAAGTTGATGAGCGAAAATCCCAGCCTGAAACCTTACCTTGAAGAAGCACTCCAGGAATCATATGAAAACGGTAGGGATTTAGCATCAGGAGAAACAAATCTACCACTCTCAACTTTTCCCAAGCAATGCTTATATCCTTTTGAGGAAATTCTGAGCGATCGCTTTTATCCGGGTGAGCCTGCGACAAATGATTTAATGGACTGA